The proteins below are encoded in one region of Nitrospira sp.:
- the fabG gene encoding beta-ketoacyl-ACP reductase — protein MSSLTGKVAVVTGGAQGIGRAIAEVLATAGADVVVADVDPSRAQETVGVVQGLGRRAMAVKVNVADWNDAKAMVEQVTKEWGKLDILVNNAGITRDGLLLRMREDDWNLVLQVNLTGTFNCTKAALQPMTKQRYGRVVNIASIVGVMGNAGQANYAASKGAVIGFTKTVAREYASRNVTVNAVAPGFIDTAMTQALSQDVKEMLYKQIPLGRLGQPADVAEAVRFLASDEAAYITGQVLHVNGGMLMV, from the coding sequence ATGTCGTCCTTGACCGGGAAAGTGGCCGTCGTGACAGGAGGGGCCCAAGGGATTGGGCGGGCGATCGCGGAAGTGCTGGCCACGGCCGGGGCGGACGTGGTCGTCGCGGATGTCGACCCGAGCCGGGCGCAGGAAACCGTGGGTGTCGTGCAGGGATTGGGCCGTCGCGCCATGGCAGTAAAAGTGAACGTCGCCGACTGGAATGACGCCAAGGCCATGGTGGAGCAGGTCACAAAGGAATGGGGAAAGCTGGACATCCTGGTCAACAACGCCGGCATTACACGTGACGGATTGTTGCTCCGCATGCGGGAGGACGACTGGAACCTCGTGCTACAAGTCAATCTGACTGGCACGTTCAATTGCACCAAGGCGGCTCTGCAGCCGATGACCAAACAACGGTACGGACGCGTTGTCAACATCGCCTCCATCGTGGGGGTGATGGGGAACGCCGGGCAAGCCAACTATGCCGCGTCGAAGGGAGCGGTCATCGGGTTCACCAAGACGGTGGCCCGTGAGTATGCCTCGCGCAATGTCACGGTCAATGCGGTGGCGCCAGGCTTTATCGATACGGCAATGACCCAGGCGCTCTCGCAGGATGTGAAGGAGATGTTGTATAAGCAGATTCCATTGGGGCGGTTGGGGCAGCCGGCCGACGTCGCCGAGGCCGTCCGCTTCTTGGCGTCGGATGAAGCCGCCTACATTACCGGCCAAGTGCTTCACGTCAATGGCGGTATGCTCATGGTATAA
- a CDS encoding single-stranded DNA-binding protein: MNGFNKVILIGNLTRNPELRYTPGGTPVASFALAVNRRFRQGEELKDEVCYIDIVVFGKQAEHCGQYLSKGSGVIVEGRLQQRRWETDDGQKRSKHEVVAQTVTFMPKRQDAGGDTAHGGTDEVPAPYEFEEQS, from the coding sequence GTGAACGGATTTAATAAAGTCATTCTCATCGGGAACCTGACGCGGAATCCCGAGCTGCGATACACACCGGGAGGGACGCCGGTGGCGAGCTTTGCGCTCGCCGTCAACCGCCGGTTCCGGCAGGGCGAAGAGTTGAAGGACGAAGTCTGTTATATCGACATCGTGGTGTTCGGCAAGCAGGCAGAACACTGCGGTCAGTATTTGAGCAAGGGAAGCGGAGTGATCGTGGAAGGCCGCCTGCAACAGCGGCGATGGGAAACCGATGACGGGCAGAAGCGCAGCAAGCACGAGGTCGTGGCGCAGACCGTCACGTTCATGCCGAAGCGGCAGGATGCCGGCGGAGACACGGCCCACGGCGGCACCGACGAAGTGCCCGCGCCCTACGAGTTCGAAGAGCAATCGTAA
- the fabD-2 gene encoding malonyl CoA-acyl carrier protein transacylase, translating to MTGGIGLVFPGQGSQAVGMGQALYEAFPIVRQTYADASQVLGYDIAKLCFDGPAERLNATEYTQPALLTASVAAFRVLDHPHLRPVAVAGHSLGEYSALVAARAVGFTEAVALVQKRGRYMSEAVSPGTGLVAAVLGIGAEALREVCREASAVGVVAAANYNCPGQIVIAGERAAVERAIELAKSNGARKAIALPVSVPVHTPLMKTAADRLATDLAAAHWSNPESPVVNNAEAKALRTGDEIQPSLVRQLPSSVLWEDSIKTMVGLGVKTFVEVGPGMVLTGLIKRIAPDAATVNVHDPQTLDAARVALGLPAPASA from the coding sequence ATGACGGGCGGAATCGGGTTGGTTTTTCCAGGTCAGGGGTCGCAGGCCGTGGGCATGGGGCAAGCCCTCTATGAGGCGTTCCCGATCGTCCGGCAAACTTACGCGGACGCCTCCCAGGTGTTAGGGTACGACATTGCGAAGCTGTGCTTCGATGGACCGGCGGAGCGCTTGAATGCGACGGAGTACACCCAGCCGGCTTTGCTGACGGCGAGTGTGGCCGCGTTCCGGGTATTGGATCATCCTCATCTGCGGCCTGTTGCAGTCGCCGGGCACAGCCTGGGGGAATATAGTGCACTGGTGGCCGCCCGCGCGGTCGGGTTCACGGAGGCGGTCGCGCTGGTCCAAAAACGCGGGCGCTACATGTCCGAAGCCGTCTCCCCGGGAACCGGATTGGTCGCGGCCGTCTTGGGTATTGGCGCGGAGGCGTTACGCGAGGTGTGCCGCGAGGCGTCGGCCGTCGGCGTCGTGGCCGCCGCCAATTACAATTGCCCCGGCCAGATCGTCATTGCCGGCGAAAGGGCAGCGGTCGAACGGGCGATTGAGCTGGCGAAGTCGAATGGGGCGCGGAAAGCCATTGCCCTGCCCGTCAGCGTTCCGGTTCATACTCCGTTGATGAAGACCGCGGCGGATCGATTAGCAACGGATCTGGCGGCGGCACACTGGTCGAACCCGGAGAGTCCGGTGGTGAACAATGCAGAGGCCAAGGCGCTCCGAACCGGGGATGAGATACAGCCCTCGCTGGTACGACAGTTGCCGTCATCCGTGTTGTGGGAGGATTCCATCAAGACCATGGTCGGACTTGGCGTGAAGACGTTTGTCGAGGTGGGACCCGGCATGGTGCTTACGGGTTTGATCAAACGCATTGCGCCGGATGCGGCAACCGTGAACGTACACGATCCCCAAACCTTGGATGCCGCCCGCGTCGCGCTCGGATTGCCGGCGCCAGCTTCGGCGTAA
- the rpsF gene encoding 30S ribosomal protein S6 produces the protein MELYESLFIIRPSLTDEETTALIDKMKGVAEKSGANFMKAENWGRRKLAYEVKRERKGTYAYFYFKGPGNVVGDLERAYRLEDSIVKFLSVRLEKEPTAPQVATPSQEHAGERI, from the coding sequence ATGGAACTCTACGAGTCCCTATTCATTATTCGTCCGTCCTTGACCGATGAGGAGACCACTGCGCTCATCGACAAGATGAAGGGCGTGGCCGAGAAGTCCGGTGCCAATTTCATGAAGGCCGAAAACTGGGGCCGGCGAAAGCTGGCCTACGAAGTGAAGCGGGAGCGCAAAGGGACGTACGCCTACTTTTACTTTAAAGGTCCCGGGAATGTCGTGGGCGACCTCGAGCGTGCCTATCGGCTCGAGGATTCCATCGTCAAGTTTCTGAGCGTGCGGCTCGAGAAAGAGCCGACCGCACCGCAGGTCGCCACTCCATCGCAGGAGCACGCCGGTGAACGGATTTAA
- the rpmF gene encoding 50S ribosomal protein L32 translates to MPNPKHKHSRARRDKRRTAKLRMVPPGFSLCPQCHELKLPHRVCMNCGTYKGKAVIAVEEG, encoded by the coding sequence ATGCCAAATCCGAAACACAAACATTCACGAGCCCGACGCGACAAGCGTCGGACCGCCAAGCTTCGCATGGTTCCCCCTGGCTTTTCATTGTGTCCGCAGTGCCACGAGTTGAAGCTCCCGCATCGCGTCTGCATGAACTGCGGTACCTATAAGGGCAAGGCGGTGATCGCAGTTGAAGAAGGTTAA
- the plsX gene encoding phosphate acyltransferase yields MGGDHGPGPIVEGAVQAAAESNVEIVLVGDEAQVRAQLKRLKCHDARLSVRHAPQVVEMHESPAQVARKKRDSSVWIATQLVKTGEAHAVISAGNTGASMVAAFFVLELTKGVERPAIATALPTLTGHAVMLDVGANVDCSAQHLEQFGLMGNEYAKQLLNKPSPRVGLLSIGEEDTKGNEVTKEAFKLLKASPINFIGNVEGRDVYSGEADVVVCDGFIGNVALKISEGVADTIKKMLFKEISGSFWGRLAYPLIASPLLNLKRRIDYAEFGGAPLLGVNGICMICHGRSSAKAIKNAVRRAKALVESRLNELIRQDVEESLARRPPPSQEATA; encoded by the coding sequence ATGGGTGGGGACCATGGGCCTGGCCCCATCGTCGAAGGCGCCGTTCAGGCGGCGGCTGAATCCAACGTCGAGATTGTTCTCGTCGGCGATGAGGCGCAGGTGCGCGCGCAGCTGAAGCGGCTGAAGTGCCACGACGCGCGGTTGTCGGTGCGCCATGCTCCCCAGGTCGTGGAAATGCACGAGTCTCCGGCGCAGGTGGCGCGAAAAAAGCGCGATTCCTCCGTCTGGATTGCTACTCAATTAGTCAAGACGGGTGAGGCGCACGCGGTCATCAGCGCCGGGAACACCGGCGCCAGCATGGTCGCGGCATTCTTCGTGTTGGAACTCACCAAGGGGGTGGAACGCCCCGCCATCGCCACGGCCCTTCCCACCCTGACCGGGCATGCCGTCATGCTTGATGTCGGCGCCAATGTGGATTGCAGCGCCCAACATCTCGAGCAGTTTGGTCTGATGGGTAACGAGTATGCCAAGCAGCTCTTGAACAAGCCGAGTCCTCGCGTGGGTCTGCTCAGCATCGGCGAGGAGGATACGAAGGGCAACGAGGTGACGAAAGAAGCGTTCAAATTGCTGAAGGCCAGCCCGATCAATTTCATCGGCAACGTCGAGGGTCGCGACGTCTACAGCGGCGAGGCGGATGTGGTGGTGTGCGACGGGTTCATCGGGAATGTCGCGCTGAAAATTTCCGAAGGCGTGGCCGACACGATCAAGAAGATGCTCTTCAAGGAGATCAGCGGATCGTTCTGGGGACGGCTGGCCTATCCGCTGATTGCCAGTCCGTTGCTCAATCTGAAACGGAGGATCGACTACGCGGAGTTCGGCGGCGCACCGCTCTTGGGCGTCAACGGCATCTGCATGATCTGCCACGGCCGTTCCTCCGCCAAAGCCATCAAAAACGCCGTGCGTCGAGCGAAGGCGCTGGTGGAGAGTCGCTTGAACGAATTGATTCGGCAAGACGTCGAGGAGAGTCTGGCTCGTCGTCCACCGCCTTCGCAGGAAGCCACCGCATGA
- a CDS encoding DNA-directed DNA polymerase, producing MPPFVHLHVHSEYSPMQGVSPLQALCDAVRAHGARTLALTDTNGFYTAVRFLTVARQARLRPILGAELTTESHRAVLLAKTPEGYANLCRLLSARHSDPGFSFIDAVARHRDGVIVLSDDEPALAAWANDSREDLYVELTPGPAMHQTLLFSRRAHLPPVATNRVHFVRPDEFSVHRLLRAIALNTTLSRLPASACCRPTHWLMPPERMARQFPHCPEAIEHTSHIAETCHTDWRFGETIFPAFRQLSSEAAFTLLREHTYAGATKRYGEVSPTIRARIEHELAIIQDKRFADYFLVVQEIVRQAPRTCGRGSVAASIVSYCLEITHVDPLRHNLFFERFLNPGRKDPPDIDIDFPWDERDDILDWVFTRYGASQAAMVANQNTLGIRAAIREVAKVYGIPATEIGRVSSLILRRQHFVTFDRPPTADVWAQRVSRSLALREPWPDILRAAVRVEGRLRHLSLHCGGVVIVPDEIRRYVPVEIAAKGVPVIQWEKEQTEEAGLVKIDLLGNRSLAVIRDALRAVADNTGRTIEYAAWNPLTDSATQELIRQGNTMGCFYIESPATRSLLRKLWGGMPPDRKARLDVFEYLVMVSSLVRPAAIRFVDEFVRRAQGAPYRPWHPRLATILDETHGIMVYQEDVTKVAMALADFSVEDADQLRKVLSKKHKEKQLRDYRDQFCRGAAKNGADPDTIVQIWQMILSFAGYSFCKPHSASYAQVSFKSAYLRAHYPAEFMAAVISNQGGYYSAYAYMSESRRMGLTIAPPDVNASEWAYTGCDRTIRIGLMQIKSFPETVGKKIVEERTANGVYHSFQDLLARVPMETRHARSLVRSGCCDSIAGELTRPALLWRLYAGARAGSVNLPVPDDYPLRRKLAHEMETLGLLFSRHPLELYHPQLRRIDWVPASAMPAYVGRRITMVGVLVTEKAVETKDGLLMEFATFEDTTALYDATLFPDVYRRSCHLLATDRAYLLRGLVEEQFGVATFTVATLYLLSPESTDKHEATNFEGTGPWYAEA from the coding sequence ATGCCGCCCTTCGTCCACCTGCACGTCCACTCTGAGTATTCGCCCATGCAGGGCGTGTCGCCGCTGCAGGCTCTGTGCGACGCGGTGCGTGCGCATGGCGCGCGGACGCTTGCATTGACGGATACGAACGGCTTCTATACCGCCGTGCGCTTTCTCACGGTCGCGCGACAAGCGCGGCTTCGGCCGATCCTCGGCGCCGAGCTGACCACGGAGTCGCACCGAGCCGTTTTGCTGGCCAAGACCCCCGAAGGATACGCCAACCTCTGTCGCCTGCTGTCGGCGCGTCACAGCGATCCCGGCTTTTCGTTTATCGATGCCGTTGCCCGGCATCGCGACGGCGTGATCGTGCTGAGCGACGACGAACCGGCGCTGGCCGCCTGGGCGAACGATTCACGGGAAGATCTCTATGTCGAGTTGACGCCGGGACCGGCCATGCATCAGACGCTCCTGTTCAGCCGTCGCGCACACCTGCCGCCGGTCGCCACCAATCGCGTGCATTTCGTGCGGCCGGACGAGTTCTCCGTGCATCGCCTGCTGCGCGCGATCGCGTTGAACACGACGCTCTCGCGCCTCCCCGCCTCGGCCTGCTGCCGGCCGACGCACTGGCTGATGCCGCCCGAGCGGATGGCACGGCAGTTCCCGCATTGCCCGGAGGCGATCGAGCACACCTCGCATATCGCCGAGACGTGCCATACCGATTGGCGCTTCGGCGAGACGATTTTCCCCGCGTTTCGCCAACTCTCGAGCGAGGCGGCCTTCACGTTGCTGCGCGAGCACACCTATGCCGGAGCCACCAAGCGCTACGGCGAGGTCTCGCCGACGATCCGCGCGCGCATCGAGCACGAATTGGCGATCATCCAGGACAAGCGCTTCGCGGACTATTTTCTGGTCGTGCAGGAGATCGTCCGCCAGGCGCCGCGGACCTGCGGTCGTGGATCGGTGGCCGCCTCCATCGTGTCCTATTGCCTGGAGATCACCCACGTCGATCCGCTTCGGCACAATCTGTTTTTCGAGCGGTTCTTGAATCCTGGCCGGAAAGACCCGCCCGACATCGACATCGACTTTCCCTGGGACGAACGCGACGACATTCTCGATTGGGTCTTCACACGCTACGGCGCGTCGCAAGCCGCCATGGTCGCCAACCAGAATACGCTCGGCATCCGCGCGGCCATTCGGGAGGTCGCCAAGGTCTATGGCATCCCCGCGACGGAAATCGGCCGGGTATCGTCATTGATTCTTCGGCGCCAGCACTTCGTGACGTTCGATCGACCGCCGACGGCCGACGTCTGGGCGCAGCGCGTGAGCCGGTCGCTCGCACTGCGGGAGCCGTGGCCGGACATCCTGCGTGCAGCCGTACGCGTGGAAGGCCGGCTCCGGCACCTGTCGCTCCATTGCGGCGGAGTCGTCATCGTGCCGGACGAAATTCGCCGCTACGTGCCGGTCGAAATCGCCGCGAAAGGCGTGCCGGTCATTCAATGGGAAAAGGAGCAAACCGAAGAGGCCGGCCTCGTCAAGATCGATCTGCTCGGCAACCGCTCGCTCGCCGTCATTCGCGACGCGCTCCGGGCCGTGGCGGACAACACCGGCCGCACCATCGAGTATGCCGCCTGGAATCCGCTGACCGATTCGGCCACGCAGGAGCTGATCCGGCAGGGGAATACCATGGGTTGTTTTTACATTGAATCGCCGGCCACGCGCTCGCTCTTGAGGAAACTCTGGGGCGGCATGCCGCCCGATCGGAAGGCCCGACTCGACGTCTTCGAATATTTGGTGATGGTCTCGTCGTTGGTCCGGCCGGCCGCCATCCGTTTCGTAGACGAATTCGTCCGCCGCGCGCAGGGTGCCCCGTATCGTCCATGGCACCCGCGGCTCGCCACCATTCTCGACGAGACGCACGGCATCATGGTTTATCAGGAAGACGTCACGAAGGTGGCGATGGCGCTGGCGGACTTTTCGGTGGAAGACGCGGACCAACTCAGAAAAGTGCTGAGCAAGAAGCACAAGGAAAAACAGCTCCGGGATTATCGCGATCAATTTTGCCGAGGCGCGGCCAAGAACGGCGCCGACCCGGACACCATCGTGCAGATCTGGCAGATGATCTTGAGTTTCGCGGGCTACAGCTTCTGCAAGCCGCATTCGGCGAGCTATGCGCAGGTCTCGTTCAAATCGGCCTATCTTCGCGCGCATTACCCTGCGGAGTTCATGGCCGCGGTGATCAGCAACCAGGGCGGCTATTATTCCGCCTACGCGTATATGTCGGAATCCCGGCGCATGGGCCTGACCATCGCGCCGCCAGACGTGAACGCCAGCGAATGGGCCTACACGGGCTGCGACCGCACGATCCGGATCGGACTGATGCAGATCAAATCCTTCCCGGAAACCGTGGGCAAAAAGATCGTCGAGGAGCGTACGGCCAACGGTGTCTACCACTCGTTTCAGGACCTCCTCGCACGCGTGCCAATGGAAACCCGCCACGCCCGTTCGCTCGTGCGATCGGGCTGTTGCGATTCGATTGCCGGCGAGCTGACCAGACCCGCCCTGCTCTGGCGGCTCTATGCCGGCGCCCGCGCGGGCTCCGTCAATCTGCCGGTGCCCGACGACTATCCGCTGAGGCGCAAACTAGCCCATGAGATGGAAACCTTGGGGCTGCTTTTCAGCCGCCATCCGCTGGAGCTGTACCACCCTCAACTCCGTCGGATCGACTGGGTCCCCGCCTCGGCCATGCCGGCCTATGTGGGCCGCCGCATCACAATGGTCGGCGTGCTGGTCACGGAGAAAGCCGTCGAAACCAAAGACGGGCTTCTGATGGAATTCGCTACGTTCGAAGACACGACCGCGCTGTACGACGCCACGCTCTTTCCGGACGTCTACCGGCGCTCTTGTCACCTGCTCGCCACCGACCGAGCGTATCTCTTGCGTGGTTTAGTGGAGGAACAATTCGGCGTCGCGACCTTCACGGTCGCCACGCTCTACCTATTGTCCCCGGAGAGCACCGACAAACACGAGGCCACGAATTTCGAAGGAACCGGCCCCTGGTATGCCGAGGCATGA
- a CDS encoding antitoxin, with translation MRAQYDFSKMKGERNPYSSRLKQPITIRLDKATVAYFKDLATEIGMPYQNLINLYLRDCALHRKKLELKWAS, from the coding sequence ATGAGAGCACAATACGATTTCTCCAAGATGAAGGGCGAGCGAAATCCCTACAGCAGCCGGCTCAAGCAGCCCATTACGATCCGCCTCGACAAAGCGACGGTAGCGTATTTCAAGGATCTGGCGACAGAGATCGGAATGCCCTACCAAAATCTGATCAATCTCTATCTGAGAGACTGTGCGCTCCATCGAAAAAAGCTGGAACTGAAATGGGCGTCCTAA
- the acpP gene encoding acyl carrier protein, whose product MADEARKTASIDERVKKIIAEQLGVEEDEVTPEASFVEDLGADSLDTVELVMALEEEFEIEIPDEDAEKILTVGKALEYIKEKA is encoded by the coding sequence ATGGCTGATGAAGCACGGAAAACAGCGTCGATCGACGAACGGGTCAAGAAGATCATCGCCGAGCAGCTCGGGGTGGAAGAAGACGAAGTCACCCCGGAGGCGTCCTTCGTGGAGGATCTCGGCGCGGACTCGCTCGACACGGTCGAACTCGTGATGGCGCTCGAAGAGGAATTCGAGATCGAAATTCCCGACGAGGATGCAGAGAAGATCCTCACGGTGGGGAAAGCACTGGAATACATCAAGGAGAAGGCCTAG
- the dinB gene encoding DNA polymerase IV — MDRRILCVQIPSFEIAIARRADPSIRTKPVAIASTHTRRARLIEASREAVSDGVVSGMAVDLAQRLCPALRILPPDPRRTRTAHQDLQRLVAHFAPVWEPVLPGYFYLDLTGTDRLYGRTVDAAARLEREINTRQSLAGIIGIAGNKLVSHLAATALGQPSQLVSIWPGSEPTFLEPLPTTLLPGLSPGHRSKIRATLEDLNLATLGAIARTSVVHLELALGTAAKVLHEWSIGIDPSPVQPAIEQPSMECARSLDPDEIDDQSVLRHASELLEELCRRLRQQQRVCRRLVLTLRHSDHTERSAHRTLAAPTYWEHDLAGTISTLVFTAFRRRVRLHTLVLRAEALGSPSEQLPLFAPEPSPEQAAGLRRQRLSAALDRVRERFGDSVVRWGYAALRPPARPL, encoded by the coding sequence ATGGATCGCCGAATTTTGTGCGTCCAAATCCCTTCGTTCGAAATCGCCATCGCGCGGCGTGCCGATCCGTCCATTCGCACTAAGCCGGTGGCAATCGCCTCGACGCATACGCGCCGCGCCCGGCTCATAGAGGCATCCCGGGAAGCCGTCTCCGACGGCGTCGTGTCCGGGATGGCCGTCGATCTGGCTCAACGACTCTGCCCCGCGCTGCGCATTCTCCCGCCCGATCCCCGGCGCACACGAACCGCCCACCAAGACCTGCAACGGCTTGTCGCGCATTTTGCGCCGGTGTGGGAGCCGGTCCTGCCCGGCTATTTCTATCTCGACCTGACCGGCACCGACAGACTGTACGGCCGCACGGTCGATGCGGCTGCCAGACTGGAGCGGGAGATCAATACCCGCCAGAGTTTAGCCGGCATCATCGGCATTGCCGGCAATAAGCTGGTCTCGCATTTGGCTGCCACGGCGTTGGGCCAACCCTCGCAGTTGGTGAGCATCTGGCCGGGCTCCGAACCGACGTTTCTCGAGCCGCTTCCGACCACGCTCTTACCGGGACTGAGTCCGGGCCATCGCTCGAAGATCCGCGCGACGCTGGAAGACCTGAACCTTGCGACGCTGGGCGCGATCGCCCGCACGTCCGTCGTTCATCTCGAGTTGGCGCTCGGGACGGCGGCCAAGGTGTTGCACGAATGGTCGATCGGCATCGATCCCTCACCGGTCCAGCCGGCGATCGAACAACCGTCGATGGAATGCGCCCGTTCGCTCGATCCCGACGAGATCGACGACCAGAGTGTCCTGAGACACGCATCCGAACTGCTCGAAGAACTCTGCCGCCGCCTCCGCCAGCAACAGCGTGTCTGTCGCCGTCTCGTGCTGACCCTTCGGCATAGCGATCACACCGAGCGTTCCGCCCACCGGACGTTGGCCGCTCCGACGTATTGGGAGCACGACTTGGCCGGCACCATCAGCACGCTGGTCTTCACCGCGTTCCGACGTCGGGTGCGCCTGCATACGCTCGTTCTCCGGGCGGAAGCACTGGGCTCGCCGTCGGAGCAACTCCCGCTGTTCGCTCCGGAGCCGTCACCCGAACAGGCCGCCGGCTTGCGACGGCAACGTCTTTCCGCCGCGTTGGATCGCGTGCGCGAACGATTTGGTGACAGCGTCGTGAGGTGGGGCTATGCCGCCCTTCGTCCACCTGCACGTCCACTCTGA
- the fabH gene encoding 3-oxoacyl-[acyl-carrier-protein] synthase 3, with translation MNARISGTGSYVPDRVLTNVQLEQMVSTSDQWIRERTGIRERHIAAGDEACSDLGVHAARRALKAAGLAPSDLDFILVATCTGDSPLPSTACLIQDRLGAHRAAACDVSAACCGFVYALGVANAYVRTGCRHVLVIGSEVMSSITDWTDRNTCVLFGDGAGAAVVSATEEGRGILSTQLCSDGTMWDYIHVPGGGSRLPASAQMLQDRTQYIKMRGNETFKVAVRTLEESARDALAANGLSVGDVDLYVPHQANVRIIKAVAERMGLPLEKVYLNMDRYGNTSAASIPIALDEAVREGRIRDGSLVLFGAFGAGLTWASALIRW, from the coding sequence ATGAACGCGCGGATCAGCGGCACCGGCTCCTACGTTCCCGATCGGGTGCTGACCAACGTGCAACTCGAACAGATGGTGTCTACCTCCGACCAGTGGATCAGGGAGCGGACAGGGATACGGGAACGACACATTGCCGCGGGGGACGAGGCGTGCTCGGATTTGGGTGTCCATGCGGCGCGGCGCGCGTTGAAGGCGGCGGGGCTTGCCCCGAGCGACCTCGATTTCATCTTGGTGGCGACGTGCACCGGCGACAGCCCGCTCCCTTCGACGGCCTGCTTGATTCAGGATCGACTGGGCGCGCATCGCGCCGCGGCCTGCGACGTCTCGGCGGCGTGCTGCGGGTTTGTGTATGCCTTGGGCGTCGCGAATGCCTACGTGCGGACGGGGTGCCGACACGTGCTCGTGATCGGCTCAGAAGTGATGTCGTCGATCACCGACTGGACCGACCGCAACACCTGTGTGTTGTTCGGAGACGGTGCGGGAGCCGCAGTCGTGAGTGCCACGGAAGAAGGACGGGGGATCCTCTCGACTCAGCTGTGCTCGGATGGCACGATGTGGGACTACATCCACGTTCCAGGTGGTGGGTCCCGACTCCCGGCTTCCGCACAGATGCTGCAGGATCGGACACAGTACATTAAGATGCGGGGCAACGAGACGTTCAAGGTGGCGGTCCGGACGCTGGAAGAGAGCGCCAGAGACGCACTGGCGGCCAACGGCCTTTCCGTTGGCGACGTGGATCTCTATGTACCGCACCAGGCAAACGTGCGGATCATCAAAGCGGTGGCCGAACGCATGGGCCTCCCGCTTGAGAAGGTCTACCTCAACATGGACCGGTATGGGAACACGTCCGCCGCTTCCATTCCGATTGCGCTGGATGAAGCAGTCCGGGAGGGACGGATTCGAGATGGGAGCCTTGTGCTCTTCGGCGCGTTTGGCGCGGGACTGACATGGGCGTCTGCACTCATTCGATGGTAG
- a CDS encoding methyltransferase, giving the protein MDSVISLEETVLRTLSDNDEMYAWDKRVPDWYWYAGQSAIRAVERCLHAVNMPHSAVRRILDLPCGHGRVLRYLKAAFPHATLTACDLVKDGVDFCCATFGAMPIYSHEDARRIPLEREAFDLIWVGSLLTHLSADRWSGLFDYFTASLRQGGVLVFTTGGRHVYRQIKGLEEPYEYYLPYWRKTVALYDFEQTGFGYGDYWQTHYGISIADPSWVFAKLAQHPELRPAYFQERGWCETQDVYACVRSACPRTCAVATPASLYLKHRLREILKPRME; this is encoded by the coding sequence ATGGATTCCGTCATCTCGTTGGAAGAAACGGTGCTCCGCACGCTCTCCGACAACGACGAAATGTATGCATGGGATAAGCGAGTGCCGGACTGGTACTGGTATGCGGGTCAGTCGGCGATTCGCGCCGTGGAACGCTGTCTCCATGCGGTGAACATGCCGCATTCCGCTGTCCGGCGAATCCTGGATCTTCCGTGCGGCCATGGCCGCGTCTTGCGGTACTTAAAGGCTGCGTTCCCGCACGCCACCTTGACGGCCTGCGATCTTGTGAAGGACGGCGTCGATTTCTGCTGCGCCACCTTCGGCGCCATGCCGATCTACTCACACGAAGATGCCCGACGCATTCCTCTCGAGCGCGAGGCGTTTGACTTGATTTGGGTGGGATCGTTGCTCACGCACTTGAGCGCGGATCGGTGGTCAGGATTGTTTGACTATTTCACCGCAAGTCTTCGGCAGGGTGGCGTGCTCGTTTTCACCACAGGAGGGCGGCACGTGTACCGGCAAATCAAGGGGTTGGAGGAACCTTACGAATACTATTTGCCGTATTGGAGGAAGACTGTCGCGTTGTATGACTTCGAGCAAACAGGATTTGGATACGGGGACTATTGGCAGACGCATTATGGAATATCGATCGCCGACCCGAGTTGGGTCTTTGCCAAGCTGGCACAGCATCCCGAATTGAGACCGGCCTACTTCCAAGAACGTGGGTGGTGTGAAACCCAGGACGTATATGCCTGTGTGCGCTCCGCTTGTCCGAGGACCTGCGCCGTTGCCACCCCGGCGTCGCTGTATCTGAAGCATCGATTGCGGGAAATCTTGAAGCCCAGAATGGAATAG